In Pseudomonas abieticivorans, the genomic window CCTGGCCGTGGCCCGACCCTTCGTGCCCATGGTGGAAAAAATCGAAGGCCGGCTCAACGGCAACGGCAGCCTGTCGGGCACCCTGCTGGCGCCACAAGTCAACGGTAAGGTGACCCTGAGCGACGGCCTGGTCGCCGGCGCCGAATTGCCCACCACCGTGCATGACCTGAACCTGCAAGCCCTGATCGCCGGGGAAAGCGTGCAATTGAGCGGCGGCTGGAAAAGCGGCGACGCAGGTGTAGGTTCGGTGGGTGGGCACATCGCCTGGGGCCAGGCACTGGCCGTGGACGTGAAGGTCTCCGGCACGCGCCTGCCGGTCAGCGTCGAGCCCTACGCGGCCCTGGAGGTTGCGCCCGACCTGACCATCAAGATGGACGGCGAGCGCCTGGCCATCGCCGGCAAGGTGCTGGTGCCCAAGGGCGCGATCACCGTGCGCGAGCTGCCGCCCTCAACGGTCAAGCTGTCGGACGACGCGGTGATCGTCGGCCACCAGACCCAAGAGGGCAACGCGCCGTTGGCGATGGCCATGGACATCAACGTCGAAGTGGGCCAGGACAAGCTCAGCTTCACCGGCTTCGGCCTGACCGCCAACCTGGCCGGCCACGTGCACATCGGCGACAACCTGGACACCCGCGGCGAGTTGAACCTTAACGACGGCCGCTACCGCGCCTACGGCCAGCGCCTGACCATTCGCCGGGCACGCCTGTTGTTCGCCGGCCCCATCGACCAGCCTTACCTGGACATCGAAGCCATCCGCCAGACCGACGACGTGATCGCCGGCATTCGCCTGAGCGGCAGCGCCGAGCAGCCGACCACGGTGGTGTTCTCGGAACCGGCCATGAGCCAGGAGCAGGCCCTGTCCTACCTGGTGCTGGGCCGCCCGCTGAGCACCACCGGGGAAGACAACAACATGCTCGCCCAGGCGGCCTTGGGCCTGGGCCTGGCCGGCAGTTCAGGGATCACCGACAGCATGGCCAAAGACCTGGGCATCCAGGACTTCCAGTTGGACACCTCCGGCAGTGGCGACAGCACCAGTGTGGTCGCCAGCGGCAACTTGTCGGAGCGCTTGAGCCTGCGCTACGGGGTGGGGGTGTTCGAGCCGGCCAACACCATCGCGCTGCGCTACAAACTGAGCAAAAAGGTCTACCTGGAGGCGGCCGGGGGCGTGGCCAGTTCCCTGGATATCTTCTACAAGCGCGACTTCTGATGCCCCAGGCGCTGCCCAGGCAGCGCCTGCCTCAGTGGTGGCAACAGCCTCCCGTGGCTGCGCCTTCGTACTGATCGTGCAGCTTGACCCAGTCCATGATCTGCTCTTCGTTGCGCCCCTTGGGCGTCAGGTCCAGGTAGTTGTAGGTGCCCACCAGGATATCCAGGCCACGCGCATAGGCCGAATAGGTATGGAATATCTCGCCTGCCGGGTTCTTGTAGAACACGCTCAGGCCGGGCATCTCGCCTTGGGCTGCCATCGGCTCGTAGTTGTAGGTCATGCTGCCTGAGGCCTTTTGCGCCTCGCTGGCAGCCACCTCGAAATCCTCGTCAAAGTCGCTGCGCCACGACGACACCCAGTCAAACTGCCAACCCATGCGCTGCTTGAACGCCAGCAGTTGCGCCAGCGGGGCATGGGACACGGCCACCAGCGCCACGTCGTGGTGGGCCAGGTGCTGGTTGGCGCCGTCCAGGTGGTCGGACAGGAACGAGCAGCCCGTGCAGCCCTGGTCCCAGTCCGGGGAATACATGAAGTGGTAGACCACCAACTGGCTGCGCTCGCCGAACAGATCGGCCAGGTTCAGCGAGCCTTCGGGGCCCTGGAAGTGATAGGCCTTGTCCACTTTCACCCACGGTAGCGCGCGGCGCTGGGCGCTCAAGCGGTCGCGCTCGCGGGTAAAGGCTTTTTCTTCTTCCAGGTGCTGTTTGCGTGCCGCCAACCATTGATCGCGCGACACGATTGCGTGTTGATCGATGTTCATGAGGAGTACCGCCTTGTTTTTGTCCACCTCTTTTATAAACCCCCACGCGTCGTGCCAGCGTGCGCGCCGACGAGCAGCAGGGAGGCGGTGGCCGCAGGCATCTCGCGCATGAGTGGCTGAGGTGTCGTTACCGCGCGGGCTGGCTGATGGCCTGATCAATGGCCTGCCACAGCCGTTCGTCGTTGAAATCGTCGATCACCAGGTGCGCGCCGGCGGCCAGCAAGGCTTCGCGGCTTTGACTGGTAGTCAGGGCCACGGTAAAAATACCGGCCTTGACTGCGGCCGTGAGGCCTGGGATCGAGTCTTCGAACGCCATGGCGTTTTCAGCCCGGGCACCCAGCCGCTCGAGGCCGGTGAGGTAGGGCAGTGGGTCGGGCTTGGCGCGTGCCAGCTCCTCGGCCACCACCACGTGCGGCAGGCGTGCCGAGAGGTTCAGGGCCTTGAGCATGTGGTCGGCATTGGCCCGCGGGGCATTGGTTACCACCACCATGCCCACCTGGTTCTGTTCGGCGAACGCCAGCAGGCGCAGCAGCCCGGGCAGGGGTTCCAGGTGCGTGGACAGCTGGCGAAAGCGCGCTTCCTTGCGGTCGGCAAACTCGACGTGCTGGGCCACCGAGCGGTCCGGGAACAGGTTGCGGCACATGTCTGGGTTGGCGCGGCCGCTGCAGTGTTTTTCGAAGTCTTCTTCGGTGAACGTGCGGCCTTCTTCCTGCATCAGCTGCTGCAGGGCAAGCAAGTGCAGGGTGTCGGTGTCGGTCAAAGTGCCATCGAGGTCGAACAGCAAGGCGTTGAGCATGGAGAAGTCCCTGAAGGTTAAGGCCGCTGTATCGTATCAGCTGGGTCGGGCTGCGTCAGGCTGCCAGCGGCGCGACAATCAAGCTGGCGTTGGCGGGCGGTGCAGGGCAAAATCCCGGCTATCATTTTGCCAGTCGGTGCCGTTCGGGAGTCTGGTATGCCGTATGAGAGTCGCAAGGTTGCACTGGGCATCGACCCGGTCAGCGGTTTGCCCAATCGCGAGCAATTTGCCGCGGACCTGCGCGACCTGCATGTGCACCATACCGG contains:
- a CDS encoding DUF899 domain-containing protein, whose translation is MNIDQHAIVSRDQWLAARKQHLEEEKAFTRERDRLSAQRRALPWVKVDKAYHFQGPEGSLNLADLFGERSQLVVYHFMYSPDWDQGCTGCSFLSDHLDGANQHLAHHDVALVAVSHAPLAQLLAFKQRMGWQFDWVSSWRSDFDEDFEVAASEAQKASGSMTYNYEPMAAQGEMPGLSVFYKNPAGEIFHTYSAYARGLDILVGTYNYLDLTPKGRNEEQIMDWVKLHDQYEGAATGGCCHH
- a CDS encoding HAD family hydrolase, translated to MLNALLFDLDGTLTDTDTLHLLALQQLMQEEGRTFTEEDFEKHCSGRANPDMCRNLFPDRSVAQHVEFADRKEARFRQLSTHLEPLPGLLRLLAFAEQNQVGMVVVTNAPRANADHMLKALNLSARLPHVVVAEELARAKPDPLPYLTGLERLGARAENAMAFEDSIPGLTAAVKAGIFTVALTTSQSREALLAAGAHLVIDDFNDERLWQAIDQAISQPAR